One window of Acidobacteriaceae bacterium genomic DNA carries:
- the argC gene encoding N-acetyl-gamma-glutamyl-phosphate reductase — translation MLAGVQADEWDSTNLRVAVAGVTGYAGAELARLLLHHPRLTTPPVFLGREGAEETLRLTDIHPALTGAPNADAAQVIPFSFDTLTKEGVNLLFLALPHEQSRDLAPIALQNNIRVVDLSAAWRLQHDTNRAIYKLHDANPDCAAKLQSEAVYGSPELHAPAIRSARLVANPGCYATSVILALAPLVRANIVDLGHGIVADSKSGVSGAGKLPTATTHFMHAADNLSAYAVFGHRHTGELLEQLQLTREQIIFTPHLLPIPRGILSTIYVRLNKECAVDEIQSCFDDFYSNAPLVRVRRSPTLPQIQHVARTNFCDLGFHLDRDARRLIVVSCLDNLLKGAASQAIENMNLMAGFHQQEGLL, via the coding sequence TTGCTCGCTGGGGTGCAAGCGGACGAGTGGGATTCCACCAATCTCCGCGTCGCTGTCGCCGGCGTCACCGGCTACGCCGGCGCCGAGCTCGCGCGCCTCCTCCTCCACCACCCGCGCCTCACCACTCCGCCCGTCTTCCTCGGCCGCGAAGGCGCCGAAGAGACCCTGCGCCTCACCGACATTCACCCCGCACTCACCGGCGCCCCCAACGCCGACGCCGCCCAGGTCATCCCCTTCTCCTTCGACACCCTCACCAAAGAAGGCGTTAACCTCCTTTTCCTCGCGCTGCCTCACGAGCAGTCCCGCGACCTCGCGCCCATCGCACTCCAGAACAACATCCGCGTCGTCGATCTCTCCGCCGCCTGGCGCCTCCAGCACGACACCAACCGCGCCATCTACAAACTCCACGACGCCAACCCCGACTGCGCCGCCAAGCTCCAGTCCGAAGCCGTCTACGGCTCGCCCGAGCTGCACGCACCCGCCATCCGCAGCGCACGCCTCGTCGCCAACCCCGGCTGCTACGCCACCTCTGTCATCCTCGCGCTCGCTCCCCTGGTACGTGCCAACATCGTCGACCTCGGCCACGGCATCGTCGCCGACTCCAAATCCGGCGTCTCCGGCGCGGGCAAGCTGCCCACCGCGACCACGCACTTCATGCACGCGGCCGACAACCTCTCTGCTTACGCCGTCTTCGGCCACCGCCACACCGGCGAGCTCCTCGAACAACTCCAACTCACCCGCGAGCAAATCATCTTCACGCCGCATCTGCTCCCCATCCCCCGCGGAATTCTCTCCACCATCTACGTGCGTCTAAACAAAGAGTGCGCCGTCGACGAGATCCAATCCTGCTTCGACGACTTCTACTCAAACGCCCCACTCGTCCGCGTGCGCCGTTCGCCTACCCTCCCGCAGATCCAGCACGTCGCGCGCACCAACTTCTGCGACCTCGGCTTCCATCTCGACCGCGACGCTCGCCGCCTCATCGTCGTCTCCTGCCTCGACAACCTGCTCAAAGGCGCCGCCTCGCAAGCCATCGAAAACATGAACCTCATGGCCGGGTTCCATCAACAGGAGGGCCTCCTATGA
- a CDS encoding ArgR family transcriptional regulator gives MKHQRQNAIRDLLAKAAESNGAAINNQDDLRRKLAARGIHVTQATLSRDIRELKLLKGPAGYELPAVDEEAEELPEIGDVLQNFGLEVRQAQNLLIVLTTMGGAQPVAASLDYEEWPEVVGTIAGDNTVLVICPDNRRAETLRTRIETFIA, from the coding sequence AACGCCAAAACGCGATCCGAGACCTCCTGGCCAAGGCCGCCGAATCCAACGGTGCGGCCATCAATAACCAGGATGACCTCCGCCGCAAGCTCGCCGCCCGTGGCATTCACGTCACGCAGGCCACGCTCTCGCGCGACATCCGCGAGCTCAAGCTCCTCAAAGGCCCCGCCGGCTACGAGCTCCCCGCCGTCGACGAAGAAGCAGAGGAACTCCCCGAGATCGGCGACGTTCTCCAGAACTTCGGCCTCGAAGTCCGCCAGGCCCAGAATCTTCTCATCGTCCTCACCACCATGGGCGGTGCTCAGCCCGTCGCCGCCTCGCTCGACTACGAAGAATGGCCCGAGGTTGTCGGCACCATCGCCGGCGACAACACCGTCCTCGTCATTTGCCCCGACAACCGCCGCGCCGAAACCCTGCGCACCCGCATCGAGACCTTCATTGCCTAA